From the genome of Gemmatimonas phototrophica, one region includes:
- a CDS encoding glycosyltransferase, whose protein sequence is MTTPHDRGVLLNVTTGLAMGGAEVQLVALATRLQARGWRVHVATMLEPTAFLPELEAAGIVVHRLGMRRGVADPRALLRLASVVRQVRPDVVHSHMVHANLLARMTRLFASTPNLVCTAHNVDEGGRAREIAYRATDALATVTTSMCVRGVERYVKVGAVPAHRIRYVPNGVDVHRFSLDPALRQHVRSALGIDDAFVWLCTGRLEPVKQHTLLVDAIAQCAPDRRLVLLHAGQGPLEGEVRARVAALGLEDRIRLLGLRTDIPALLAAADGFVLSSSMEGLPLVLLEAAASHVPCVVPDVGGCAEIVRHGTTGIVVAPNSAPALAQGMTQLMSLSREERMHMGTAARRHVEQGYDIEGVVDRWEQLYADVRRRAA, encoded by the coding sequence ATGACAACGCCACACGATCGGGGCGTCTTGCTGAATGTCACAACGGGCCTGGCCATGGGCGGTGCCGAGGTGCAATTGGTTGCGCTGGCTACGCGCCTGCAGGCGCGTGGATGGCGTGTGCACGTCGCCACGATGCTGGAGCCGACAGCATTTTTGCCGGAATTGGAAGCCGCGGGCATTGTGGTGCACCGTCTCGGCATGCGACGTGGAGTCGCGGACCCGCGAGCGCTCCTGCGGTTGGCTTCCGTGGTACGACAGGTTCGCCCGGACGTCGTACACAGTCATATGGTACACGCGAACCTGCTTGCGCGCATGACACGGCTTTTTGCCAGCACCCCGAACCTGGTGTGCACGGCACACAATGTCGATGAGGGAGGGCGTGCGCGTGAGATCGCGTACCGGGCCACCGATGCCTTGGCAACGGTCACGACCAGCATGTGCGTACGTGGGGTCGAGCGGTATGTGAAGGTGGGCGCTGTACCTGCCCATCGCATTCGATATGTCCCGAACGGTGTTGACGTGCATCGATTCAGCCTGGATCCCGCGCTGCGTCAGCACGTCCGGAGCGCTCTCGGAATCGATGATGCGTTTGTGTGGTTGTGCACGGGTCGCCTGGAGCCGGTGAAACAGCACACCCTGCTCGTTGACGCCATTGCGCAATGTGCACCGGACCGTCGGCTCGTGTTGCTGCACGCCGGTCAGGGCCCCTTGGAGGGCGAGGTGCGCGCCCGTGTTGCCGCGCTCGGACTGGAAGATCGCATACGCCTGCTGGGACTGCGCACGGATATTCCGGCGCTCCTTGCTGCGGCGGATGGGTTTGTCCTGTCGTCGAGCATGGAAGGACTCCCCTTGGTCCTGCTGGAGGCGGCGGCCTCGCATGTGCCGTGTGTGGTTCCTGATGTTGGCGGATGTGCTGAGATCGTGCGTCATGGGACGACCGGTATTGTCGTTGCACCGAACTCGGCACCAGCACTCGCACAGGGAATGACACAATTGATGTCGCTGAGTCGAGAGGAGCGGATGCACATGGGAACCGCGGCACGCCGACACGTCGAGCAGGGCTATGACATCGAAGGCGTGGTCGATCGTTGGGAGCAGCTCTACGCTGACGTTCGGAGGAGAGCCGCATGA
- a CDS encoding GNAT family N-acetyltransferase, producing MTRAAPSDQPVRILHIVGGSAFGGGSMVILDLVQSAVSHGHAVSVLTTEPLLSARTRALGGNVIDVNAIERRLHPWYDVRGLIRLVQVLRRHSFDVVHTHTSKAGVLGRIAAFVTRVPVVVHTMHGMAVHDRSPRWAILATAAVEKLMALCAHRVVTVSQWHRSWALSLGISHEGKLLAIPNGVRQDRTPARSVESIREELRVASHESLVLCVSRIAAGKGLEDLVHAMSLMRTLAPARAAALRIAGTGSTLDVLRTVVAEAGFDANDVLIGHRDDVDDLLAAADVVVHPSHREGLSLALLESMMAGCTLVASAIPTAQEATASGEAAWLYEPGNVPALASALRRAIHDPRESARRRQFARRRAREEYSVSSMQDRYGEVYNRLLLERTGRLAEPKGDVHVGAVDERDIPTLVALHRSAFPGFFLTRLGDGVLAQYYRCALDAPGGILRLATVGGVPVGFACGTSQPAALMRTLVKRAPRIGLALLGECLRRPALLLQLIGRIAGRTRDVVLAAAVPAARANDGLAHTGAELTSIAVHPRAAGRGIGQLLVIAFGKVAAAKGSTVVHLTTDSADNSRVQSFYERLGFKRTGTLQRGPTRSMCAYQIGVNDLCPPGPQPGVRHDDAARSAA from the coding sequence ATGACGCGCGCGGCGCCAAGCGATCAGCCGGTTCGCATCCTGCACATCGTGGGCGGGTCCGCCTTTGGCGGCGGCTCCATGGTAATCCTGGATCTTGTGCAATCGGCGGTGTCGCACGGTCACGCGGTATCCGTACTGACCACGGAGCCACTCCTGTCGGCTCGCACGCGTGCGCTCGGGGGCAACGTGATCGATGTGAACGCCATTGAACGACGGTTGCATCCCTGGTACGATGTCCGCGGCCTCATTCGGCTCGTGCAAGTACTGCGCAGACATTCGTTCGATGTCGTACACACCCATACTTCGAAAGCCGGCGTGCTCGGTCGGATTGCGGCATTCGTGACCAGGGTCCCGGTCGTCGTGCATACCATGCACGGCATGGCCGTGCATGATCGTTCACCCCGCTGGGCAATCCTGGCGACGGCGGCGGTTGAGAAGCTCATGGCTTTGTGTGCCCACCGCGTGGTAACCGTCAGCCAGTGGCATCGAAGCTGGGCCCTGTCCCTCGGCATTTCACACGAGGGCAAGCTGCTCGCCATACCAAACGGAGTGAGGCAGGATCGTACGCCGGCACGGAGCGTTGAGTCCATTCGAGAGGAACTGCGCGTGGCATCGCACGAAAGCCTGGTGCTGTGCGTCAGCCGTATTGCGGCCGGAAAGGGGCTGGAAGATCTGGTGCACGCCATGTCGTTGATGCGCACCTTGGCACCGGCGCGCGCAGCGGCGCTTCGGATCGCGGGAACAGGTTCGACGTTGGATGTGCTTCGCACGGTAGTGGCGGAGGCCGGCTTTGATGCCAACGACGTGCTCATTGGACATCGCGATGACGTCGATGACCTGCTGGCGGCGGCCGACGTGGTGGTTCATCCCTCACATCGTGAAGGGCTCTCGCTCGCATTGCTGGAGTCCATGATGGCTGGATGCACACTGGTGGCGAGTGCGATTCCAACCGCTCAGGAGGCGACGGCAAGCGGAGAGGCGGCATGGTTATACGAACCGGGGAACGTGCCAGCGCTGGCCAGTGCTTTGCGTCGTGCTATTCACGATCCGCGTGAGTCTGCGCGCCGGCGACAGTTCGCGCGGCGTCGTGCCCGCGAGGAATACAGCGTGTCCTCGATGCAGGATCGGTATGGCGAGGTGTACAACCGTTTGCTGCTGGAACGCACTGGCCGACTGGCAGAGCCGAAGGGGGACGTACACGTAGGCGCTGTGGACGAACGCGATATCCCGACGTTGGTGGCGCTGCATCGTTCGGCGTTCCCCGGCTTCTTCCTGACACGCCTCGGCGATGGCGTGCTGGCGCAGTACTATCGATGCGCACTGGATGCCCCGGGAGGTATCCTGCGGCTCGCGACAGTTGGCGGCGTGCCGGTGGGCTTCGCCTGCGGCACCAGCCAACCCGCCGCCTTGATGAGGACACTAGTGAAGCGGGCGCCGCGCATTGGCCTCGCGCTGCTTGGCGAATGTCTTCGTCGGCCAGCCCTGTTGCTCCAACTGATTGGGCGTATTGCCGGTCGTACACGCGATGTCGTGTTGGCGGCCGCCGTCCCGGCGGCGCGGGCGAACGACGGTCTGGCTCACACCGGGGCAGAGCTGACCTCGATAGCCGTCCATCCTCGTGCTGCAGGACGTGGGATTGGTCAACTCCTGGTGATCGCGTTTGGCAAAGTCGCAGCTGCCAAGGGATCGACCGTGGTGCATCTGACGACCGATTCGGCGGACAATTCGCGTGTTCAGTCTTTCTACGAACGACTGGGCTTCAAAAGAACGGGCACCCTACAGCGAGGGCCCACTCGTTCGATGTGTGCCTATCAGATTGGGGTGAACGATTTGTGCCCCCCGGGACCACAGCCTGGAGTACGGCATGATGATGCGGCACGATCGGCAGCCTGA
- a CDS encoding glycosyltransferase, with the protein MMMRHDRQPEVVPPAGRPVALFLPSLTGGGAERAIIDAARTLHGDGLIVDLVVASAKGAYRNEVPEGVRLVDLQCRRTASALLPLSQYLNRTNPQALLSALTHANVVAVMARRLAGWKGRLIVSERNTLSSAWGRWSPARRRLQAAVLAQVYRQADGIATVSKGVADDLVELLSLNPATVRVLYNATAAPHLLERAAQPLDDPWLAPGAPPLILGVGRLDPQKDFGTLLRALQLARASLAETPAAQPRLMILGEGPERPSLEAECHSLGLTDHVRFPGFADNPFAWMARAHLFVLSSRFEGLPNVLIQALAVGCPAISTRCPSGPEEILADGRYGVLVPVGDPGALGRAIAAACLKPRGTVDDAAVSPFRPAAVRSVLRDMLQLDVTYQ; encoded by the coding sequence ATGATGATGCGGCACGATCGGCAGCCTGAGGTCGTACCACCCGCAGGCCGGCCGGTGGCCTTGTTTCTCCCGTCGCTCACCGGTGGCGGCGCCGAACGCGCCATTATTGACGCGGCCAGAACACTGCATGGCGACGGCCTGATCGTGGATCTGGTGGTTGCCTCAGCGAAGGGCGCCTATCGCAACGAAGTCCCGGAGGGCGTGCGCCTGGTTGATCTGCAGTGTCGGCGCACGGCCTCGGCGTTGCTGCCCCTCTCGCAATACCTCAATCGCACCAATCCGCAGGCACTGTTGTCAGCGCTGACTCACGCCAATGTCGTTGCCGTAATGGCGAGGCGCTTGGCGGGGTGGAAGGGGCGTTTGATTGTGAGTGAGAGGAATACCCTTTCCTCAGCGTGGGGTCGATGGTCGCCAGCACGACGCCGTCTGCAAGCGGCCGTACTCGCCCAGGTGTATCGACAGGCGGATGGGATAGCTACGGTATCGAAGGGCGTTGCCGATGATCTTGTGGAGCTGCTCTCACTGAATCCCGCCACCGTGCGAGTGTTGTACAATGCGACGGCCGCGCCGCACCTGCTCGAGCGTGCCGCCCAACCCCTGGACGATCCGTGGCTCGCCCCCGGCGCACCGCCACTGATTCTTGGTGTCGGCCGACTCGATCCACAGAAGGATTTCGGCACGCTGCTTCGTGCGCTCCAGTTGGCCCGCGCATCGCTTGCGGAAACACCAGCGGCTCAACCGCGCCTGATGATCCTCGGCGAGGGCCCAGAGCGTCCCAGCCTCGAAGCCGAATGCCATTCTCTTGGGCTCACGGATCACGTGCGATTTCCCGGCTTCGCGGACAATCCATTTGCATGGATGGCGCGCGCCCATCTGTTCGTGCTGTCGTCCCGTTTTGAGGGGTTGCCGAACGTGCTTATTCAGGCACTGGCGGTCGGGTGCCCTGCCATCAGCACGCGATGCCCGAGTGGTCCAGAAGAGATTCTCGCTGATGGACGGTATGGTGTGCTGGTGCCGGTAGGCGACCCCGGTGCGCTGGGGAGGGCGATTGCGGCCGCCTGTCTCAAGCCCCGCGGCACCGTCGACGACGCTGCTGTTTCGCCCTTCCGACCCGCAGCCGTTCGGAGCGTGCTCCGAGATATGCTGCAGCTGGATGTGACCTACCAGTAA